One window of Gemmatimonas aurantiaca genomic DNA carries:
- a CDS encoding diacylglycerol kinase family protein, translating to MIAVLVNPAAGRGRARAMAHRVIDALRSIDETVEFATEARGDEARLATEAAARGARIIVIVGGDGSVHHAARGLLDAPTRVPVAIVAAGTGNDFVKSLGTPAHDIPAMIARITRGHIRAVDVGLIDGVPFLNAAGLGFDVEVLERMLKPSRLSGTTAYVVTALRALFGYRGFDASLRTHGDEPERIAHFTHLMTVFANGRCFGGTFRIAPEAVLDDGLLDVIDIGEVPWWKRPALFLRATRGMHLPSPWVRAHFGRGFLLHCRLSADTSPAFEADGELYRASSPVIRIGIRPRAIDFIV from the coding sequence ATGATTGCCGTTCTGGTCAATCCCGCGGCGGGACGTGGACGCGCCCGTGCGATGGCGCACCGTGTGATCGACGCCCTGCGTTCGATCGACGAGACGGTGGAGTTCGCAACGGAAGCGCGTGGTGACGAAGCCCGGCTGGCCACGGAGGCCGCGGCGCGTGGCGCACGGATCATCGTGATCGTCGGCGGCGACGGATCGGTGCATCATGCGGCGCGTGGACTGCTCGATGCACCGACGCGTGTTCCCGTGGCCATCGTGGCGGCCGGCACCGGCAACGACTTCGTGAAGTCGCTCGGGACACCGGCGCACGATATTCCGGCCATGATCGCGCGCATCACCCGTGGCCATATCCGCGCCGTGGACGTCGGCCTCATCGATGGCGTGCCCTTTCTCAATGCGGCCGGGCTGGGTTTCGACGTCGAGGTGCTCGAGCGGATGCTGAAGCCCTCGCGCCTCTCCGGCACCACAGCCTATGTCGTCACCGCGCTGCGCGCGCTGTTCGGCTATCGCGGATTCGATGCGTCGTTGCGGACCCATGGCGACGAGCCGGAACGCATCGCGCATTTCACGCACCTGATGACGGTGTTCGCCAATGGCCGCTGTTTCGGCGGAACGTTCCGGATCGCGCCGGAAGCCGTGCTCGATGATGGTCTGCTCGACGTCATCGACATCGGTGAGGTGCCGTGGTGGAAACGCCCCGCGCTGTTTCTGCGCGCCACACGCGGCATGCATCTCCCGTCACCATGGGTGCGGGCACATTTCGGCCGGGGATTTTTGTTGCATTGCCGCTTGTCCGCTGACACGTCGCCCGCTTTCGAAGCCGATGGGGAACTCTACCGGGCATCGTCTCCCGTGATCCGGATCGGGATCCGTCCACGCGCCATCGACTTCATCGTCTGA